One Capsicum annuum cultivar UCD-10X-F1 chromosome 2, UCD10Xv1.1, whole genome shotgun sequence genomic window carries:
- the LOC107860246 gene encoding F-box protein At1g47056: MGQYSSTHCGGGPKHRHRTPLTNHQYIISNNSDFFSLINSDDDESTVPSVFENRDYTDDLPDECLALIFQCLSSGDRKKCSLVCRRWLLVEGQSRHRLALNAKVEILPHVPAIFSRFDSVTKLALRCDRKSVSLNDEALTLISLRCSSLIRLKLRGCRDVTDVGMAAFARNCKSLKKFSCGSCMFGAKGMNALLDNCSSLEELSVKRLRGINDGFAADPIGPGAAASSLKSICLKELYNGQCFAPLIIGSKNLKTLKLLRCLGDWDRLFETIGSSENHVAEIHLERLQVSDAGLNAISNCPKLEILHLVKTPECTDAGVVAVARKCKLLRKLHIDGWRTNRIGDDGLVAIAENSSNLKELVLIGLNPTSTSLLAIASNCQKLERLALCGSDTIGDPEVSCIATKCMALKKLCIKGCEVTDEGIESFAWGCPNLVKIKVKKCKHVTGDVADWLRARRRSLAVNLDGGEVDIEPVDGSASEGGALEEAAEFQHTATTLPVIRAADIPSTSNVGRSSAAKPWFGLFGGRGLVACTLRRWSNGNGDSSESL; this comes from the coding sequence ATGGGCCAATATTCATCCACCCATTGCGGTGGTGGGCCGAAACACCGCCACCGTACCCCACTAACCAACCACCAATATATCATCTCCAACAATTCTGACTTTTTCTCCCTTATCAATTCAGATGATGACGAGTCAACCGTTCCATCGGTTTTCGAGAATCGTGATTACACCGATGATCTTCCTGATGAATGTTTGGCTTTGATTTTCCAGTGTTTAAGCTCCGGAGACCGGAAAAAATGTTCCCTTGTTTGCAGGAGATGGCTTTTAGTTGAGGGTCAAAGTCGACATCGTCTTGCCCTCAACGCTAAAGTTGAGATTCTTCCTCATGTTCCTGCTATTTTCTCTCGTTTCGATTCCGTTACCAAACTTGCTCTCCGGTGTGATCGGAAATCGGTGAGTTTAAATGATGAAGCGTTGACACTTATTTCCCTTCGTTGTTCTAGTCTTATTCGCTTAAAGCTTCGTGGGTGTCGTGATGTTACCGATGTGGGTATGGCTGCTTTTGCGAGAAATTGTAAGAGTTTGAAGAAATTCTCTTGTGGGTCTTGTATGTTTGGAGCTAAAGGTATGAATGCTTTGCTTGATAACTGTTCTTCTCTTGAAGAATTATCTGTTAAGCGTCTTCGTGGTATCAATGATGGGTTTGCAGCTGACCCAATTGGGCCGGGAGCTGCGGCTTCATCGCTTAAATCTATATGTTTGAAAGAGTTGTATAATGGACAGTGTTTTGCACCTTTGATTATTGGGTCTAAGAATTTGAAGACATTGAAGTTGTTGAGGTGTTTAGGTGATTGGGACAGGCTCTTTGAGACAATTGGAAGTAGTGAAAATCATGTTGCTGAGATTCATTTGGAGAGGCTTCAAGTTAGTGATGCTGGACTTAACGCAATATCGAATTGTCCAAAGTTGGAGATTCTGCATTTGGTTAAGACACCCGAATGCACGGATGCTGGAGTTGTAGCAGTGGCTAGGAAGTGTAAGTTATTGAGGAAGCTTCACATTGATGGATGGAGGACAAATAGGATAGGAGATGACGGTTTAGTTGCAATCGCTGAGAATAGTTCGAATCTGAAAGAATTGGTGCTTATCGGTCTGAATCCTACATCGACTAGTCTGTTGGCAATAGCTTCGAATTGTCAGAAGTTAGAAAGATTGGCACTTTGTGGTAGTGACACTATTGGAGATCCTGAAGTATCTTGTATTGCCACGAAATGTATGGCGTTGAAGAAGCTGTGTATTAAGGGATGTGAAGTGACGGATGAAGGGATTGAATCTTTCGCTTGGGGTTGTCCTAATTTGGTGAAAATCAAGGTTAAGAAGTGCAAGCATGTAACGGGTGATGTTGCTGATTGGTTACGAGCTAGGAGGCGATCGCTAGCGGTGAATCTGGATGGCGGGGAAGTTGATATTGAACCTGTGGATGGAAGTGCTAGTGAGGGTGGAGCACTAGAAGAAGCAGCAGAGTTTCAACATACTGCGACTACACTGCCCGTGATTCGTGCTGCTGATATTCCATCAACGAGCAATGTAGGTCGATCATCAGCAGCTAAGCCATGGTTTGGATTATTCGGAGGAAGGGGGCTTGTGGCTTGCACTCTACGCAGGTGGTCAAATGGTAATGGTGATTCCAGTGAGAGCTTATGA